The Zalophus californianus isolate mZalCal1 chromosome 7, mZalCal1.pri.v2, whole genome shotgun sequence genome includes a region encoding these proteins:
- the PLAGL1 gene encoding zinc finger protein PLAGL1 isoform X2: protein MWESRKQGSWHMATHSPQKSHQCAHCEKTFNRKDHLKNHLQTHDPNKMAFGCEECGKKYNTMLGYKRHLALHAASSGDLTCGVCALELGSTEVLLDHLKAHAEEKPPGGTKEKKHQCDHCERCFYTRKDVRRHLVVHTGCKDFLCQFCAQRFGRKDHLTRHTKKTHSQELMKESLQAGDLLSTFHSISPQFQLKAAPLSPFPLGAPAQNGLASSLPAEVHSHPHNPSDQTSQPVQPLPEPLAPLHPVTAPSSPPPPLQNHKYNTSSTSYSPLASLPLKTDTKGFCNINLLEDLPLQEPQSPHKLTPGFDLAKGSAGKVNLPKELPADAVNLTIPASLDISPLLGFWQLPPPATQNAFGTSTLTLGPGESLPHRLGCLGQQQQDPSLAMSTMSLGQLPLPPIPHVFPAGTGSAILPHFHHAFR, encoded by the coding sequence GCACATGGCTACCCATTCCCCCCAGAAATCTCACCAGTGTGCCCACTGTGAGAAGACATTCAACCGGAAAGACCACCTAAAGAACCACCTCCAGACTCATGACCCCAACAAGATGGCCTTCGGGTGTGAGGAGTGTGGGAAGAAGTACAACACCATGCTGGGCTACAAGAGGCACCTGGCCCTCCATGCGGCCAGCAGCGGCGACCTCACCTGCGGGGTCTGTGCCCTGGAGCTAGGGAGCACAGAAGTGCTGCTGGACCACCTCAAAGCCCATGCGGAGGAAAAGCCCCCCGGCGGAACCAAGGAGAAGAAGCACCAGTGCGACCACTGCGAGAGATGCTTCTACACCCGGAAGGACGTGCGGCGCCACCTGGTGGTCCACACAGGCTGCAAGGACTTCCTGTGCCAGTTTTGTGCCCAGAGATTCGGGCGCAAAGACCACCTCACTCGACACACCAAGAAGACACACTCACAGGAGCTGATGAAAGAGAGTCTGCAGGCTGGAGACCTTCTGAGCACCTTCCACTCCATCTCTCCCCAGTTTCAGTTGAAGGCTGCCCCGTTGTCTCCTTTCCCTCTAGGAGCTCCTGCACAGAACGGGCTTGCAAGTAGCTTGCCAGCTGAGGTACACAGCCACCCCCACAACCCCTCAGATCAGACCTCCCAGCCTGTACAACCGCTGCCAGAGCCCCTGGCCCCCCTCCACCCTGTAACCGCTCCTagctctcctcccccacccctccagaaTCACAAGTACAACACCAGTTCTACCTCATACTCCCCACTTGCAAGCCTGCCCCTCAAAACAGATACGAAAGGATTTTGCAATATCAATTTGCTTGAGGACTTGCCTCTGCAAGAGCCTCAGTCACCTCACAAGCTCACCCCAGGTTTTGATCTGGCTAAGGGAAGTGCTGGTAAAGTAAACCTGCCCAAGGAGCTACCTGCGGATGCTGTGAACCTCACAATACCTGCCTCTTTGGACATTTCCCCCCTGTTGGGCTTCTGGCAGCTGCCCCCGCCTGCTACCCAAAATGCCTTTGGGACTAGCACTCTcaccctggggcctggggagtcTCTGCCCCACAGGTTAGGCTGTCTGGGGCAGCAGCAACAAGATCCCTCACTAGCCATGAGCACCATGAGCCTGGGCCAgctcccccttcctcccatcccccatgTTTTCCCAGCCGGCACTGGCTCTGCCATCCTGCCTCATTTCCATCATGCATTCAGATGA
- the PLAGL1 gene encoding zinc finger protein PLAGL1 isoform X3, producing MATHSPQKSHQCAHCEKTFNRKDHLKNHLQTHDPNKMAFGCEECGKKYNTMLGYKRHLALHAASSGDLTCGVCALELGSTEVLLDHLKAHAEEKPPGGTKEKKHQCDHCERCFYTRKDVRRHLVVHTGCKDFLCQFCAQRFGRKDHLTRHTKKTHSQELMKESLQAGDLLSTFHSISPQFQLKAAPLSPFPLGAPAQNGLASSLPAEVHSHPHNPSDQTSQPVQPLPEPLAPLHPVTAPSSPPPPLQNHKYNTSSTSYSPLASLPLKTDTKGFCNINLLEDLPLQEPQSPHKLTPGFDLAKGSAGKVNLPKELPADAVNLTIPASLDISPLLGFWQLPPPATQNAFGTSTLTLGPGESLPHRLGCLGQQQQDPSLAMSTMSLGQLPLPPIPHVFPAGTGSAILPHFHHAFR from the coding sequence ATGGCTACCCATTCCCCCCAGAAATCTCACCAGTGTGCCCACTGTGAGAAGACATTCAACCGGAAAGACCACCTAAAGAACCACCTCCAGACTCATGACCCCAACAAGATGGCCTTCGGGTGTGAGGAGTGTGGGAAGAAGTACAACACCATGCTGGGCTACAAGAGGCACCTGGCCCTCCATGCGGCCAGCAGCGGCGACCTCACCTGCGGGGTCTGTGCCCTGGAGCTAGGGAGCACAGAAGTGCTGCTGGACCACCTCAAAGCCCATGCGGAGGAAAAGCCCCCCGGCGGAACCAAGGAGAAGAAGCACCAGTGCGACCACTGCGAGAGATGCTTCTACACCCGGAAGGACGTGCGGCGCCACCTGGTGGTCCACACAGGCTGCAAGGACTTCCTGTGCCAGTTTTGTGCCCAGAGATTCGGGCGCAAAGACCACCTCACTCGACACACCAAGAAGACACACTCACAGGAGCTGATGAAAGAGAGTCTGCAGGCTGGAGACCTTCTGAGCACCTTCCACTCCATCTCTCCCCAGTTTCAGTTGAAGGCTGCCCCGTTGTCTCCTTTCCCTCTAGGAGCTCCTGCACAGAACGGGCTTGCAAGTAGCTTGCCAGCTGAGGTACACAGCCACCCCCACAACCCCTCAGATCAGACCTCCCAGCCTGTACAACCGCTGCCAGAGCCCCTGGCCCCCCTCCACCCTGTAACCGCTCCTagctctcctcccccacccctccagaaTCACAAGTACAACACCAGTTCTACCTCATACTCCCCACTTGCAAGCCTGCCCCTCAAAACAGATACGAAAGGATTTTGCAATATCAATTTGCTTGAGGACTTGCCTCTGCAAGAGCCTCAGTCACCTCACAAGCTCACCCCAGGTTTTGATCTGGCTAAGGGAAGTGCTGGTAAAGTAAACCTGCCCAAGGAGCTACCTGCGGATGCTGTGAACCTCACAATACCTGCCTCTTTGGACATTTCCCCCCTGTTGGGCTTCTGGCAGCTGCCCCCGCCTGCTACCCAAAATGCCTTTGGGACTAGCACTCTcaccctggggcctggggagtcTCTGCCCCACAGGTTAGGCTGTCTGGGGCAGCAGCAACAAGATCCCTCACTAGCCATGAGCACCATGAGCCTGGGCCAgctcccccttcctcccatcccccatgTTTTCCCAGCCGGCACTGGCTCTGCCATCCTGCCTCATTTCCATCATGCATTCAGATGA